The Cucurbita pepo subsp. pepo cultivar mu-cu-16 unplaced genomic scaffold, ASM280686v2 Cp4.1_scaffold002857, whole genome shotgun sequence genome includes the window aaaaagaaaaaaagagataaagTTAGTTTCATGAATACCTTGCCGGCGCAAATAACACAGCTAGTGTTTCTGGAAGGAACTTGACAAAGCATATTATCTCCGAGAATAAAGAAGCCTGTTCCCTTACACCATTGGCACTCCACATGTCCATTTGAGTGGCAAGAAGAGCAGCAAATAGGCGTTGGTTGCTGTCAACATATAATTAGGACTGTTAGGCTCTTCATGATGTGAAATCATCTCAAGTTCGAATAGAAACACACCggataatttttcttttgaacatTCTAAATCATATTACAATAATATGATGAACAGGTAACATATATATGCTATGAATATGCTTGTGGAAAGCAGAGATCGAAAGGATTTGAATATTCTACCACTATGTTCGTGAAGACAAACGTTAATTCTAAGCTGACATAGCATAACCGAAGAACCAGAGGATAAGGAAATCATCGGCTCCTAAGCCTGATCGCATTACAGCAGAAAAGAACATAAGCGGACAGGCAACGTGTTATGCTATGAGGACTGGTTTCTTCGATTAGACTAGCAAATGTTGCCATAAATCCTTACAGACTAAGCTAGGTTCAGCGGATTAGGATTGGGAAATTTGCGGTTCCTATTCCTCCTCCTTACCGCGTCACACAGGAAAGGAATGTAAGCAAACAGACTCGTTGAATTATCAGGATTAATTTCCACGATTAGGTTCATAAATATCGGCATAAATGCTAGCAGAatgttaaagaaaaagaatatcgCAATCTCGTTGGAAAGAAACACAGGGCCTAAGAAACAGGAAGAAATCATCTACTCATTCTACCGTCGCTCAAGGACAGAAAGAGAGATAGCTAAATGAAACAGCTACGAAATGAAAGGAAATTACGAGGAGTGTAGAAGATCGCGAGTACCTGAGAGATCTCCCATGCTTGTTCCATCCTCTTGACGAAATCCGAGCTTCCATAAGAATTCACCATAGAAGCTCGCGCGCCACAAATCCTAGAGCTCAGTAGCCTCGAATCGGTGAACAAAACACGATTCGCAGCAAACTCTGAGCCGATTAGTATGATTCTCGTAGAAGAAAATCCTCTGCCGTCAATCGATTTCGCCATAATCACAGGCCCGAAACACACAGAACTAGTCATTTCTCTCCTTTACTTCTCTTCTCTCAATCACGTTCCAAAGCAATCGGATCCTTCCTTTGCGATCTCGTTCGAAACACGAACCGCCAGAGATTTTTTCTGATATTCAAAGAAAGACACGGAGTCGAGAAAGTGGAAGATATCTTGGAGGGTTTCTTTCGGGCCCGCCTCATTTTCGACGAAAGAAATTTCGTTTTTGCATCCCTCcacttgatttcttcttcttatcgTGTCCAACTTTAACCCCTCCAACTCAAATCAACCATCGTTTTGGGCCTACTTAGGCCCATTAATAGCCCATCTCCTTTCTTCGGCCCATTAAGACGTGACACGTCGGACATTTTAAAGCTCTCGTCTACAACCACAACGTGAACttccttaattatttttcccGGTAAATTTGAATCCACGTGGAACATTTAAACATTCAGAG containing:
- the LOC111786806 gene encoding uncharacterized protein LOC111786806; amino-acid sequence: MTSSVCFGPVIMAKSIDGRGFSSTRIILIGSEFAANRVLFTDSRLLSSRICGARASMVNSYGSSDFVKRMEQAWEISQQPTPICCSSCHSNGHVECQWCKGTGFFILGDNMLCQVPSRNTSCVICAGKVFMKL